A genomic window from Pecten maximus chromosome 4, xPecMax1.1, whole genome shotgun sequence includes:
- the LOC117325409 gene encoding uncharacterized protein LOC117325409, which yields MRAAFAEGTSRNLDIQWQAFFLFCEAFQREPLPVNTQTICLYIQFLSRSMKSPDSIRNYVSGVKTLHILTDTDYSQVRQFEVNLALRGVARLNPHCPHRASPITPRILLEFVKFINFSDPLHATLWCSFLLSFYVMIRKSNIVASSGGFKPEQILLRQDISVQGDMLMVCLKWSKTNQFGKRKHVIPLIRIPSSKLCPVLAFHNMCDLVPAPPEAPAFSMPGTRSKPISYSCFQKFLKFLIVQTGRDPALFSSHSFRRGGATWAFQSNVPGELIQLQGDWASDAYKIYLDHSLEQKMQVANFVKNSIITFQAAFYK from the coding sequence ATGCGAGCAGCCTTCGCTGAGGGTACTTCCCGAAATTTAGACATACAATGGCAAGcgtttttccttttttgtgaGGCCTTTCAGCGGGAACCATTACCCGTTAACACCCAgacaatatgtttatacattcaaTTTTTGAGTCGAAGCATGAAAAGTCCCGATTCTATTCGCAATTATGTCAGTGGTGTCAAAACACTTCACATTTTAACTGACACTGATTATTCACAGGTAAGGCAGTTTGAAGTTAACCTAGCCTTGAGAGGTGTAGCCCGGCTCAACCCACACTGCCCCCATAGAGCCTCCCCCATCACTCCGCGAATATTGCTAGAATTTGTGAAATTTATCAACTTCTCTGATCCTTTACATGCAACCTTGTGGTGCAgttttttgttgtctttttatgTAATGATTAGAAAATCCAACATCGTCGCCTCCAGTGGGGGTTTCAAACCAGAGCAAATTTTATTGAGGCAGGATATCTCAGTGCAGGGTGATATGTTAATGGTCTGTTTAAAATGGTCCAAAACCAACCAATTTGGTAAAAGAAAGCATGTCATTCCTTTAATCAGAATTCCCTCCTCCAAATTATGCCCAGTTCTCGCCTTTCACAATATGTGTGACCTAGTTCCAGCCCCTCCCGAGGCCCCAGCCTTTTCCATGCCCGGGACTCGATCCAAACCTATCTCATATTCATGTttccaaaaatttttaaaatttttgattgTCCAGACAGGCAGGGACCCAGCCCTTTTCTCTTCCCACAGTTTTCGGAGGGGAGGGGCCACTTGGGCCTTCCAATCCAATGTTCCAGGGGAACTCATACAACTACAAGGGGATTGGGCCAGTGATGCCTATAAGATTTATTTAGATCATTCCCTAGAGCAGAAAATGCAAGTGGCTAACTTTGTAAAAAATTCCATCATCACCTTTCAAGCTGCTTTTTACAAATAA